Genomic DNA from Anabaena sphaerica FACHB-251:
TAATGGTTTGGAATTTTTAGCACAGGAAGAATCAGGTTTTTGGGAACGTAATGGTTATCACCGTCGGGGTGAACCTTGGGCTGAGGAAAGATATAGTTATTAGTTATTGTGGTTTTTATTCACAACTTTAAAAGTTGCTTTAAAATTGACAATTTGCCTTTGTAGGGAGCATATCGTAATTTTATGTCTAACCAAAAGGGATTTTTGAGAACACTTTTATAGTGGGAAAAAGTGTCAAAACTGGCTTTACCGTGATAACTACCAATACCACTATTACCGACACCTCCAAATGGTAAAGATGGAACAGTAAAATGAATTACTGTTTCGTTGAGACAAACTGCACCAGATGAAGTTGCTTGTAAAACTTTTTGTTGTAAGTTTTTGTTTTGAGAAAATAAGTATAAAGCCAAAGGTTTTGGTTGAGAATTAATCCAGGTAATAGCTTCTTCAATGTCTGTATATTCAATTATTGGCAGGATGGGTCCAAAAATTTCTTCCTGCATAATTGGATCTGTAAATGAAATATTGGTTATTAATGTGGGAGAAATATAAAATTCATTAGGGTTTGTTTCTCCACCAATGATGATTCTAGCATTTTTCAGGAAATTAACCAATCTATCAAAGTTTTTTTGATTGATAATCCTAGCATAATCTGGGCTTTTTTCTGGATGCTCACCATAAAATTCTTTGAGGCATTTTTCCAGATTAGCTAATAATTGATCTTTGATTTTTTTATCAACAAAAAGATAGTCTGGGGCGATACAAGTTTGTCCAGCGTTGATAAATTTACCCCAAATAATTCGTCTAGCTGTATGCTCTAAATGAATTTCCGTATCGACGATGCAGGGATTTTTTCCACCTAATTCTAAAGTGACAGGTGTGAGGTTTTTAGCAGCGGCAGCCATGATAATTTTACCTACATGATTGCTACCTGTAAAAAAGATATGGTCGAATTTTTCTGTGAGTAGTTTTTGACTGGTTTCTATACCTCCTTCGACTACAGAAATATAGTCTGAATGAAAATATTTAGGAATGAGTTCAGCTACAAGATGGGAGGTATGGGAGGCAATTTCTGAAGGTTTGAGAATGGCACAGTTTCCGGCTGCGATCGCACCAATTAAAGGGACAATTACTAACTGAAATGGATAGTTCCAAGCACCAATAATTAACACTACTCCCAGGGGTTCTGGTTGAATTTTGGCTGATGATGGTAATAGTTGCCAAGGAACTGCTGCTTTTTTAGGCTTAGTCCAATTTCTGAGACTTTTGATTGCTAATTCTACTTCTTTTAAAGCAAAAACTATTTCCGAGGTAACAGCTTCAAGTTCTGGTTTATGCAAATCTGCTTGTAAAGCTTGAATAATTGCCTGTTCATTGTCAATAATTAATTGTTTAAGGATGGTGAGTTGTTGACGACGAAAATCAAATTCTTTAGTTTTACCAAGGGAAAAATAAGTACGTTTTTTAGTGATATGATCACTAATTGAGAAATCAGTCATCATCATAATTATCAATCCTAAAAATTCATTGTTTTAGTGGTAAATCAACTATAAAAACGCTGCCTTTACCTAACTCTGAATTGACGCTAATAGTACCTTGATGTGCTTCCACAATGCGACGTGATAGGTAGAGTCCTAAGCCACTACCAGAAAGGTTGTGATTACCTTGACGGAATCGTTCAAATAGAGTCGATTGTTCTTGAGGGGGAATACCAGGACCTGTATCTGCTATTTCAATGGTGATGATATGATTAATATTGGTTCTATAATGAAGACGAAGAGTAACTGAACCAGAATTTGTAAACTTGATAGCGTTACCGAGCAGGTTGGTGAATAGACGATGTAATTCTAAGCGATCGCCCATGATAGTATAGGTGTTTAAATCATCAGCAAAATCCACATTAATAGTTAAAGCTTTTTCTTGGGCCAGAGGTTTTAATTCTCCACTTACTTCTGTCAGCAACTTGCTAAGATTCACTGGTTGAAATACCAGGGTTTTACGACCTGCTTCAAAACGGTAAACTTCTAATAAGGTATTAACCATAGCCAGCAGGTTAGCATTACTACGTGCCATTATAGTAATAACTTCCTGCATTTGTGGTGAT
This window encodes:
- a CDS encoding aldehyde dehydrogenase — translated: MMTDFSISDHITKKRTYFSLGKTKEFDFRRQQLTILKQLIIDNEQAIIQALQADLHKPELEAVTSEIVFALKEVELAIKSLRNWTKPKKAAVPWQLLPSSAKIQPEPLGVVLIIGAWNYPFQLVIVPLIGAIAAGNCAILKPSEIASHTSHLVAELIPKYFHSDYISVVEGGIETSQKLLTEKFDHIFFTGSNHVGKIIMAAAAKNLTPVTLELGGKNPCIVDTEIHLEHTARRIIWGKFINAGQTCIAPDYLFVDKKIKDQLLANLEKCLKEFYGEHPEKSPDYARIINQKNFDRLVNFLKNARIIIGGETNPNEFYISPTLITNISFTDPIMQEEIFGPILPIIEYTDIEEAITWINSQPKPLALYLFSQNKNLQQKVLQATSSGAVCLNETVIHFTVPSLPFGGVGNSGIGSYHGKASFDTFSHYKSVLKNPFWLDIKLRYAPYKGKLSILKQLLKL
- a CDS encoding hybrid sensor histidine kinase/response regulator, whose amino-acid sequence is MTAKFPRTGKILVVDDSPDNIFLVKTILEAEGYTISSANNGVSALSKLEASTYDLVLLDLMMPEMDGYEVTTRIRNEMNLQQYIPILIITAHDTANVAQGLDLGADDFIRKPVSVDELLARVRSLLRLKHSIDERDEIARQRQDFVSRLTHDLRTPLVAADRMLMLFQQGALGILSPQMQEVITIMARSNANLLAMVNTLLEVYRFEAGRKTLVFQPVNLSKLLTEVSGELKPLAQEKALTINVDFADDLNTYTIMGDRLELHRLFTNLLGNAIKFTNSGSVTLRLHYRTNINHIITIEIADTGPGIPPQEQSTLFERFRQGNHNLSGSGLGLYLSRRIVEAHQGTISVNSELGKGSVFIVDLPLKQ